A single window of Halotalea alkalilenta DNA harbors:
- a CDS encoding aldehyde dehydrogenase family protein, producing the protein MNIHDSFYIDGEWRKACSSQSTEVIDPATERPIARIALGNEEDVDRAVNAARNAFPAFSQWSREQRLALLERILVEYRARREELALRVSEEMGAPLGFALEWQVGIGEAHIARMIEVLKHYEFESSRGSTLVVKEPVGVVALITPWNWPLNQITCKVMPALAAGCTMVLKPSEIAPLDALVFAEILDSAGVPAGVFNLVNGTGVEVGEALSRHPQIDMVSFTGSTRAGVAVAKAGADTVKRIHQELGGKSANILLPDLTTEAGLERAVRQGVLSCFSNTGQSCNAPTRMLVPRQHYQEAVGYAVQAAAGVKVGPPKAADTTIGPLISALQFERVQSWIACGIEEGATVAIGGLGKPQGLDQGYYVKPTIFTDVTAGMRIAQEEIFGPVLVMIAYEDVEHAVALANDSPYGLAAYVQSNDLDTARGVARRLRAGTIAINYPAWDSSAPFGGYKRSGNGREYADFGLDEFLEIKGITGYASAH; encoded by the coding sequence ATGAATATCCACGACAGCTTCTATATCGATGGTGAATGGCGCAAGGCTTGCTCTTCGCAGAGCACCGAGGTGATCGATCCGGCGACCGAACGGCCGATCGCCCGAATCGCACTGGGCAACGAAGAAGACGTCGATCGGGCGGTCAACGCGGCGCGAAATGCCTTCCCCGCCTTTTCTCAGTGGAGCCGCGAGCAGCGCCTGGCGCTGCTCGAACGCATCCTGGTCGAGTATCGTGCGCGGCGCGAGGAGCTGGCGCTGCGGGTCAGTGAAGAGATGGGCGCTCCGCTCGGCTTCGCCCTCGAGTGGCAGGTCGGCATCGGCGAGGCCCACATCGCGCGCATGATCGAAGTATTGAAGCACTATGAGTTCGAGTCATCGCGCGGCTCGACGCTGGTGGTCAAGGAACCCGTTGGGGTAGTGGCGCTGATCACGCCCTGGAACTGGCCGCTGAACCAGATCACCTGCAAGGTGATGCCGGCACTGGCGGCAGGCTGCACCATGGTGCTGAAACCGAGCGAGATCGCCCCGCTGGATGCACTGGTGTTCGCCGAGATCCTCGATAGCGCAGGCGTCCCGGCCGGGGTCTTCAACTTGGTCAATGGCACCGGCGTCGAGGTCGGCGAAGCGCTCTCCCGCCATCCCCAGATCGACATGGTCTCGTTCACCGGATCGACCCGGGCGGGCGTCGCGGTGGCCAAAGCGGGCGCGGATACGGTGAAGCGGATTCACCAGGAGCTGGGTGGAAAATCGGCCAACATCCTGCTTCCCGACCTGACCACCGAGGCGGGGCTCGAACGCGCGGTCAGACAAGGGGTGCTGTCGTGCTTTTCCAATACCGGGCAGTCATGCAACGCGCCCACGCGGATGCTGGTGCCGCGCCAGCACTACCAGGAAGCGGTCGGCTATGCCGTGCAGGCCGCCGCCGGCGTGAAGGTCGGCCCACCCAAGGCCGCCGATACCACCATCGGCCCTTTGATCAGCGCACTGCAGTTCGAACGGGTCCAGTCGTGGATCGCCTGCGGGATCGAAGAAGGCGCGACGGTGGCGATCGGCGGCTTGGGTAAACCCCAGGGACTCGACCAGGGCTACTACGTCAAGCCCACCATCTTCACCGATGTCACCGCCGGGATGCGCATCGCGCAGGAAGAGATATTCGGCCCGGTGCTGGTGATGATCGCCTATGAAGACGTCGAGCACGCCGTCGCCTTGGCCAATGATTCGCCGTACGGACTGGCCGCCTACGTGCAGTCCAACGACCTGGACACCGCGCGCGGCGTCGCCCGGCGGCTGCGGGCGGGGACGATTGCGATCAACTACCCCGCCTGGGACTCCTCGGCGCCCTTCGGCGGCTACAAACGTTCCGGCAATGGCCGGGAATACGCTGACTTCGGCCTCGATGAATTCCTCGAGATCAAGGGCATCACCGGCTACGCAAGTGCGCATTGA
- a CDS encoding NAD(P)/FAD-dependent oxidoreductase has translation MKDNDRFGINNLYRQTAIAPPESPQLSQDVSADVVIVGGGYTGLSTALHLAEAGLSCVLLEAHDIGHGCSGRNGGQVNPGLKWAPDQVERDFGPELGKRMVELSYAAPAEVFDLIEKHQIDCAPRRTGTIRAAIDSAGLRDIQTLSAQCIRRNMPVELVSAEGMRKLTGTERYLGGMLDHRGGHINPLGYARGLAHAAILAGARLHGQSAALSIERQGAGWVVRTAKASVKAARVVVGTNGYTGDLWPKLKRTIAPIYTYVTASEPLPDEILRTLMPSGAALYESAWDVVYYRVDDGGRLVMGGRGPQRDATSLDDYAHLIRYAKRLWPQLEGVSWPWHWYGQVAITEDHYPHWTEPEPDADLMLGYNGRGIAMATVAGRLISRRIVSNGSDEQDFPIRTRLKPMPFQPFWRVGAEARMLLGRAGDLFKH, from the coding sequence ATGAAAGACAACGATCGGTTCGGCATCAACAATCTCTATCGTCAAACGGCGATCGCGCCCCCCGAAAGCCCGCAGCTCAGCCAAGACGTCAGCGCCGATGTGGTCATCGTCGGCGGCGGATACACGGGCCTGTCGACGGCGCTGCATCTTGCCGAAGCCGGGCTTTCCTGCGTTCTGCTCGAAGCCCATGACATCGGCCATGGCTGCTCGGGCCGCAATGGCGGGCAGGTCAACCCGGGGCTGAAATGGGCCCCCGACCAGGTCGAGCGGGACTTCGGCCCCGAACTCGGCAAACGGATGGTCGAGCTCTCCTACGCTGCGCCAGCCGAGGTCTTCGATCTGATCGAGAAGCACCAGATCGACTGCGCCCCCCGGCGCACCGGCACCATTCGTGCGGCGATCGACAGCGCCGGGCTGCGCGACATCCAGACGCTGTCGGCGCAGTGCATCCGCCGCAACATGCCGGTCGAGCTGGTCTCCGCGGAGGGTATGCGAAAGCTCACCGGTACCGAGCGCTACCTGGGTGGGATGCTCGATCACCGCGGCGGCCATATCAACCCGCTGGGATATGCCCGGGGCCTCGCTCACGCCGCGATCCTCGCTGGCGCGCGCTTGCATGGCCAAAGCGCGGCGCTATCGATCGAGCGCCAAGGCGCGGGCTGGGTGGTGCGCACCGCCAAGGCCAGCGTCAAGGCCGCCCGGGTGGTGGTGGGCACCAATGGCTACACCGGGGACCTATGGCCCAAGCTCAAGCGTACCATCGCGCCGATCTATACCTATGTGACCGCGAGCGAACCGCTGCCGGACGAAATCCTGCGCACGCTGATGCCGTCCGGCGCGGCGCTGTATGAGTCCGCCTGGGACGTCGTCTACTACCGCGTCGATGATGGCGGGCGCTTGGTGATGGGAGGGCGCGGCCCCCAGCGCGACGCCACCAGCCTCGATGACTATGCCCACCTGATCCGCTATGCGAAGAGACTCTGGCCCCAGCTCGAAGGGGTCTCCTGGCCCTGGCACTGGTACGGCCAGGTGGCGATCACCGAGGACCACTATCCGCATTGGACCGAGCCCGAGCCCGACGCCGACCTGATGCTGGGCTACAACGGCCGCGGCATTGCGATGGCCACCGTGGCCGGCCGGCTGATCAGTCGGCGGATCGTGTCAAACGGGAGTGACGAGCAGGACTTTCCAATTCGCACCCGGCTCAAGCCGATGCCATTCCAGCCGTTCTGGCGCGTAGGTGCCGAAGCGCGGATGCTGCTCGGCCGCGCGGGAGACCTGTTCAAGCATTGA
- a CDS encoding ABC transporter ATP-binding protein, translated as MLRAGITEVTGKRAGAAIKFEGIHKRYGSSVAIERLDLDIQQGEFISLLGPSGSGKSTLLMMLAGFEQVSGGRILIDDCDVTLLPPERRGIGMVFQNYALFPHMTVAENIGFSLRQTRTSKAVIHDKVSKMLDLVQLSGFENRYPQQLSGGQQQRVAIARAVVFDPPVLLMDEPLSALDKQLREAMQLEIKSLHDRLGITFIYVTHDQREALVMSDRVALLNDGKIEQIGSPRELYDRPCSRFAASFIGEANFLTVEVTGATAAGYYDVRMFDRTFTARGGDGARLGPAQCVLRPEKIHLTAASNTLDAAESQIEGIVTSALFMGESLRYTVEVGGCSLTVSQPHRSGTPTLAPGELARLHWAVDDFLLVV; from the coding sequence ATGCTGCGGGCAGGTATCACCGAGGTGACGGGCAAGCGCGCTGGAGCGGCGATCAAGTTCGAGGGCATCCACAAGCGCTATGGTTCGAGCGTGGCGATCGAGCGGCTCGACCTGGATATCCAGCAGGGAGAGTTCATCAGCCTGCTCGGCCCGTCGGGCTCGGGGAAGTCGACGCTTTTGATGATGCTGGCGGGATTCGAGCAGGTCAGCGGCGGACGGATACTCATCGATGACTGCGACGTCACTCTGCTCCCGCCGGAGCGGCGCGGCATCGGCATGGTGTTTCAGAACTACGCGCTCTTTCCGCATATGACCGTGGCCGAGAACATCGGCTTCTCGCTGCGCCAGACTCGCACCTCCAAAGCGGTCATCCACGACAAAGTGAGCAAGATGCTCGACCTGGTGCAGCTGTCGGGCTTCGAGAACCGCTACCCACAGCAGCTTTCGGGAGGGCAGCAGCAGCGCGTGGCGATCGCGCGCGCGGTGGTCTTCGACCCCCCGGTGCTGCTCATGGACGAGCCGTTGAGCGCGCTCGACAAGCAGCTGCGCGAAGCGATGCAGCTGGAGATCAAGAGCCTGCACGACCGCTTGGGCATCACCTTCATCTACGTGACCCACGACCAGCGCGAAGCACTGGTGATGTCGGACCGCGTGGCGCTGTTGAACGACGGCAAGATAGAGCAGATCGGTAGCCCCCGCGAGCTCTACGACCGTCCATGCAGCCGGTTCGCGGCATCGTTCATCGGCGAGGCCAACTTCCTCACCGTGGAGGTGACCGGCGCCACGGCAGCGGGGTACTACGATGTGCGAATGTTCGATCGTACCTTCACTGCGCGCGGCGGCGACGGCGCGAGGCTGGGTCCGGCGCAGTGCGTGCTGCGCCCGGAGAAGATCCATCTCACCGCAGCGTCCAATACGCTCGATGCCGCTGAGAGCCAGATCGAAGGGATCGTCACCTCCGCTCTGTTCATGGGCGAAAGCCTGCGCTACACCGTGGAGGTCGGCGGCTGTTCGCTGACCGTATCGCAGCCGCACCGCAGCGGTACGCCGACCCTGGCACCCGGCGAGCTCGCCAGGTTGCACTGGGCGGTGGACGATTTCCTCTTGGTGGTGTGA
- a CDS encoding ABC transporter substrate-binding protein, with the protein MSDARLRIINRLFALMSSQPPHVADFTRRQFIGAAAKLGLTTAAATQMTSMFALPALAQEVTLPEITSVPDALKGSGEVRYCSYGGALQEAQRRAYLQPFTELTGIRVIESEGPDSAKIRAMVDTGNYEYDLCEFEGASVLNLQTKGDYFEEFDYSLFDTANIPEHYLKKHYFLMLPYAQIIAFRPDAFDTPPASAQDLWDTENFPGPRSLQSGGGGLSPDLEIALMAAGVPPSEVYPIDMDKAFASLEKIKPDVVRWWEAGAIPAQLLSDDEVVMATAWNGRVDAAQRAGAPIEIIWRNQLLRNDCWAILKNAPNRENALKLSAFMSMAAPQARLSSLISYGFINDGAEALLPAERLKMLPTSSEYIDELIPYDDVWWSQSYDELSSRWARFILS; encoded by the coding sequence ATGTCCGATGCCAGACTCCGCATCATCAACCGGCTCTTTGCGCTGATGTCGTCGCAGCCGCCCCATGTCGCCGACTTCACCCGTCGTCAGTTCATCGGGGCGGCGGCCAAGCTCGGCCTGACCACGGCGGCCGCGACCCAGATGACCAGCATGTTCGCGCTTCCCGCCCTGGCGCAGGAGGTGACGCTGCCTGAGATCACCTCGGTGCCCGACGCGCTCAAGGGCAGCGGCGAAGTCCGCTATTGCTCCTACGGCGGCGCGCTGCAGGAGGCCCAGCGCAGGGCCTATCTGCAGCCCTTCACCGAGTTGACCGGGATCCGCGTGATCGAAAGCGAAGGGCCGGATTCGGCCAAGATCCGGGCGATGGTCGACACCGGGAACTACGAGTACGACCTGTGCGAGTTCGAAGGCGCATCGGTGCTCAACCTCCAGACCAAAGGCGATTATTTCGAGGAGTTCGACTATTCCCTGTTCGATACCGCCAACATCCCCGAGCACTATCTGAAGAAGCACTATTTCCTGATGCTTCCCTATGCCCAGATCATCGCTTTCCGCCCGGACGCCTTCGATACGCCACCCGCCAGCGCCCAGGATCTCTGGGATACCGAGAACTTCCCTGGCCCCAGGTCGCTGCAGTCCGGCGGCGGCGGGCTGAGCCCCGACCTGGAGATCGCCCTGATGGCGGCGGGTGTACCTCCCTCCGAGGTCTATCCCATCGACATGGACAAGGCCTTCGCCAGCCTCGAGAAGATCAAGCCCGACGTGGTCAGGTGGTGGGAGGCGGGGGCAATTCCCGCCCAGCTGCTCAGCGATGACGAGGTGGTGATGGCCACGGCCTGGAACGGACGCGTCGATGCCGCCCAGCGCGCGGGCGCGCCGATCGAGATCATCTGGCGTAACCAACTGCTGCGTAACGATTGCTGGGCGATCCTTAAGAACGCTCCCAACCGTGAGAATGCGTTGAAACTCTCGGCGTTCATGAGCATGGCAGCCCCTCAGGCGCGGCTCTCCTCGCTGATCTCCTACGGCTTCATCAACGATGGCGCCGAGGCGCTGCTGCCGGCGGAGCGGCTCAAGATGCTGCCGACCTCGAGCGAGTACATCGATGAGCTGATTCCCTACGACGATGTCTGGTGGTCGCAAAGCTACGACGAACTCTCGAGCCGCTGGGCCAGGTTCATCCTCAGCTGA
- a CDS encoding ABC transporter permease yields MGRLAGFSLGLVSALILAFLIAPMVIVVILSFSSARFLRFPPPGLSLQWYQEFFSSYAWTSAATMSVGVAVAVTLLSLALGIPGAIGLMRGSFPGRRLVAAMILSPIIVPGIIVAIGLYYTYADYRLIGNPIALVVGHTCLAVPFVVITVANALNGVDPRLEQAARNLGASPFAAFRQVTFPLIRPGVLAGGIFAFATSFDELLIALFVSGSDAVTLPRRMWDQIRYQLEPTIAAASSLLIVVTLGLMIVAELLRRRTERLRTQEQERT; encoded by the coding sequence ATGGGACGCTTGGCAGGCTTTTCTCTCGGGCTCGTATCGGCGTTGATTCTGGCCTTCCTGATCGCGCCGATGGTGATCGTGGTCATCTTGTCGTTCTCTTCGGCGCGGTTTTTGCGCTTTCCTCCTCCGGGTCTCAGCCTGCAGTGGTACCAGGAGTTCTTCTCCTCCTACGCCTGGACCAGCGCCGCCACCATGAGCGTCGGTGTCGCCGTCGCGGTGACGCTCTTGTCATTGGCGCTGGGAATTCCCGGCGCGATAGGCCTCATGCGCGGCAGCTTTCCTGGGCGTCGGCTGGTGGCGGCGATGATCCTGTCGCCGATCATCGTTCCCGGGATCATCGTCGCGATCGGGCTCTACTACACCTATGCCGACTATCGACTGATCGGTAATCCGATTGCGCTGGTCGTCGGCCATACCTGCCTGGCGGTCCCCTTCGTGGTGATCACCGTCGCCAATGCGCTCAACGGTGTGGATCCGCGCCTCGAGCAGGCCGCGCGCAATCTGGGTGCTTCGCCTTTCGCGGCGTTTCGCCAGGTCACTTTCCCGCTGATTCGTCCAGGCGTCCTGGCGGGCGGGATCTTCGCCTTCGCCACTTCCTTCGATGAGCTGCTGATCGCGCTGTTCGTCTCCGGCTCGGACGCGGTCACCCTGCCACGGCGAATGTGGGACCAGATCCGCTACCAGTTGGAACCCACCATCGCCGCCGCCTCCAGCCTGCTGATCGTCGTCACCCTGGGCTTGATGATCGTCGCCGAACTGCTCAGGCGGCGCACGGAACGCTTGCGTACCCAGGAGCAGGAACGAACCTGA
- a CDS encoding ABC transporter permease produces the protein MRFNRTALLILPLIAFIALFYLTPVFSMLLRSLESGEGWSLSAFKAVLSDSAFWRVMQITMTISLITTALCLLLGYPLAYFIARTRTSVANILLLLVLMPFWTSILVRTYAWMVLLGRRGVINDTLVNIGLLERPMQLLNTRTAVYIAMVHVLLPFVVLPLYATLKSFDWRLVDAAKGLGAGPFATFRQVTLPLSMPGVAAGAVLVFTLSIGFYITPALVGGPRDMMIAQLIETQVRGFNWNIAAAMAVVVLAAVLMICALFVRIVPLNPLMRR, from the coding sequence ATGCGGTTCAACCGCACTGCGCTGCTGATCCTGCCGCTGATCGCCTTCATCGCGCTCTTCTACCTGACCCCGGTGTTCAGCATGCTGCTGCGCTCGCTGGAGAGCGGCGAGGGCTGGTCGCTGTCGGCGTTCAAGGCGGTCCTCTCCGACAGCGCCTTCTGGCGGGTAATGCAGATCACGATGACGATCAGCCTGATCACCACCGCGCTCTGCCTGCTGCTCGGATATCCACTGGCTTACTTCATCGCCCGGACCAGGACCAGCGTCGCCAACATCCTGCTGCTGCTGGTGCTGATGCCGTTCTGGACCTCGATCCTGGTCCGCACCTACGCGTGGATGGTGCTGTTGGGGCGGCGAGGGGTAATCAACGACACGCTGGTCAACATCGGCCTGCTCGAGCGCCCGATGCAGCTGCTCAACACGCGCACGGCGGTCTACATCGCGATGGTCCATGTGCTGCTGCCCTTCGTCGTGCTGCCGCTCTACGCCACGCTCAAGTCCTTCGACTGGCGTCTGGTCGACGCCGCCAAAGGCTTGGGCGCGGGTCCTTTCGCCACCTTTCGCCAAGTCACCTTGCCGCTGTCCATGCCGGGTGTCGCCGCCGGTGCGGTACTGGTCTTCACCTTGTCGATCGGCTTCTACATCACCCCCGCCCTGGTGGGAGGGCCGCGGGACATGATGATCGCCCAGTTGATCGAGACGCAGGTGCGCGGATTCAACTGGAACATCGCCGCGGCGATGGCGGTGGTGGTGTTGGCGGCGGTGCTTATGATCTGCGCGCTCTTCGTCCGTATTGTTCCGCTCAACCCGTTGATGAGGCGATAA
- a CDS encoding helix-turn-helix domain-containing protein, which produces MRATQRLPAQEKDTNGGLGMRLRLRRKVRSMSLQEVSSLAGISIGQLSQIERGLTMPSINSMTAICAALEMPVAWLFDDAGAPQDDPDDGIVVRHRRRRILDLGEKRTVKELLTPDACTGIQMCRMTLKPGGSTGDTPYNHPQGFKCGTVLSGTVMLEVDAKPYRLEAGDSFAFPATCMIRFWCVGDENAEMIWVASPASY; this is translated from the coding sequence ATGCGCGCAACTCAGCGCCTGCCGGCGCAGGAAAAGGACACCAATGGCGGGCTCGGCATGCGACTGCGACTGCGCCGCAAGGTGCGCAGCATGTCGCTGCAGGAGGTTTCCAGCCTCGCCGGCATCTCCATCGGTCAGCTCAGCCAGATCGAACGTGGCCTGACCATGCCATCGATCAACTCGATGACGGCGATCTGCGCGGCGCTGGAGATGCCGGTGGCATGGCTGTTCGACGATGCGGGAGCCCCGCAGGACGACCCCGACGATGGCATCGTCGTGCGTCATCGCCGGCGCCGGATTCTCGATCTCGGCGAGAAGAGAACGGTCAAGGAGCTGCTGACGCCGGATGCCTGTACCGGGATCCAGATGTGCCGGATGACGCTCAAGCCCGGCGGTAGCACGGGCGATACTCCCTACAATCATCCCCAGGGGTTCAAATGCGGCACCGTGCTGTCTGGGACGGTGATGCTCGAGGTCGATGCCAAGCCCTATCGCCTCGAAGCGGGCGACTCTTTCGCCTTCCCCGCGACCTGCATGATTCGTTTCTGGTGCGTCGGCGATGAGAACGCGGAGATGATCTGGGTGGCGAGCCCCGCCTCTTACTGA
- a CDS encoding M20/M25/M40 family metallo-hydrolase, whose amino-acid sequence MSPINLPFDLEQMLSGLKSWVECESPTTDAAAVNRMMDLASYDLAAAGASIERIPGRKGFGGSVRARFPHRNPGAPGILVAGHLDTVHPLGTLDKLPFRREGALCYGPGIMDMKGGNYASLEAMKQILRAGIETPLPVTFLFTPDEEFGTPSTRELIETEAAKHRYVLIPEPAMPDGGVITGRYAIARFGLQTRGRPSHAGSLLAEGRSAIAEMARRLLQIEAMTSEDCTFSVGVIRAGQWVNCVSSSCDAEALSMAKRQPDLERGVRMMLELSGEANGVEFEVTRGVTRPVWKPGAETMALFDVAREIAGEIGFEITANSVGGGSDGNFTGAMGIPTLDGLGVRGEGLHTLNEHIEVDSLVERARLMAGLLTRLR is encoded by the coding sequence ATGTCACCGATTAACCTTCCCTTCGATCTCGAGCAGATGCTGAGCGGGCTCAAGTCCTGGGTAGAGTGCGAAAGCCCCACCACCGACGCCGCCGCGGTGAACCGGATGATGGATCTGGCCAGTTACGACCTCGCCGCCGCGGGCGCGAGTATCGAGCGCATACCCGGGCGCAAGGGGTTCGGCGGCTCGGTCAGGGCACGCTTCCCGCACCGCAACCCCGGCGCCCCCGGAATACTGGTGGCGGGCCACCTGGATACCGTCCATCCCCTCGGCACGCTGGACAAACTGCCCTTCAGGCGCGAGGGAGCGCTGTGCTACGGCCCCGGCATCATGGACATGAAGGGCGGCAACTATGCCAGCCTGGAAGCCATGAAGCAGATCCTGCGGGCGGGCATCGAGACGCCGCTACCAGTGACTTTCCTCTTCACCCCGGACGAAGAGTTCGGCACCCCCTCGACCCGCGAGCTGATCGAGACCGAAGCAGCCAAGCATCGCTACGTGCTGATTCCCGAGCCTGCGATGCCCGACGGAGGCGTGATCACCGGCCGCTACGCCATCGCCCGGTTCGGCCTGCAAACCCGCGGACGACCGAGCCATGCCGGCTCGCTTCTGGCCGAGGGCCGCTCCGCCATCGCGGAGATGGCCCGTCGGCTGCTGCAGATAGAGGCGATGACCTCCGAGGACTGCACTTTCAGCGTCGGCGTGATCCGAGCGGGACAGTGGGTCAACTGCGTGTCTTCGAGCTGCGACGCCGAGGCCCTGAGCATGGCCAAGCGGCAGCCCGATCTGGAGCGAGGGGTGCGCATGATGCTCGAGCTGTCGGGCGAGGCCAATGGCGTCGAGTTCGAGGTGACCAGGGGCGTGACCCGGCCAGTATGGAAACCCGGCGCCGAGACCATGGCACTGTTCGACGTGGCCCGGGAGATCGCGGGCGAGATCGGCTTCGAGATCACCGCCAACAGCGTCGGCGGCGGCTCGGACGGGAACTTCACCGGCGCGATGGGCATTCCCACCCTGGACGGTCTGGGCGTTCGCGGCGAGGGATTGCACACCCTGAACGAGCATATCGAGGTAGATAGCCTGGTCGAGCGCGCGCGCCTGATGGCTGGGCTGCTGACCCGGCTGCGCTGA
- a CDS encoding MATE family efflux transporter, which yields MARPSSPSSPAAAASSHSVWRLAWPIILSNVSVPLLGLIGTAVIGHLPDARYLGAVTLGTTLFSLLFWAFGFLRMGTTGLTSQAHGRSDAASVRALLLQSLALAASIGMVLIVLSPWLIPFTLGLLGGEAEVQALAAEYARIRILSAPAVLANYVVIGWFLGQQNARATLILMVFGNLLNIALTLLLVLGVGLKSDGVAWAALVADHATLALAAWLVRSRGRELAGRFTLAALRGLAGYAALFQVNRHLFVRTLCLLFATAFFTSRGAEAGTTVLAANAVLMQFVMLTSFALDGFAQAAEALTGRAVGARRFDQFAAAVRACARFSLYTAIAAAALFALAGPWMIDLLTGIEEVRATARDYLPWLALMPLIAVWSYLLDGVFIGATETKAMRDTLLLSLAIYLPSWYLLQGFGNHGLWLAFSLFTLTRSVSLGAIYLRRRKGAWRDSA from the coding sequence TTGGCGCGTCCTTCTTCTCCGTCATCCCCCGCCGCCGCGGCCTCCTCCCACTCGGTCTGGCGCCTGGCCTGGCCGATCATCCTCTCCAACGTCAGCGTGCCACTGCTCGGGCTGATCGGCACCGCGGTGATCGGCCATCTGCCGGATGCGCGCTACCTTGGTGCGGTGACCCTCGGCACCACACTGTTCAGCCTGCTGTTCTGGGCCTTCGGCTTCCTGCGCATGGGCACCACCGGACTGACCTCCCAGGCTCATGGGCGCTCGGACGCCGCTTCAGTGCGCGCGCTGCTGCTGCAGTCGCTGGCGCTGGCGGCGTCGATCGGCATGGTGCTGATCGTGCTCTCACCCTGGTTGATTCCCTTCACCCTGGGTTTGCTCGGCGGGGAGGCGGAGGTCCAGGCGCTGGCGGCGGAGTATGCGCGAATCAGGATCCTCTCGGCGCCGGCGGTGCTGGCCAACTATGTGGTGATCGGCTGGTTCCTCGGTCAGCAGAATGCCAGGGCGACGCTGATCCTGATGGTCTTCGGCAATCTGCTCAACATCGCCCTGACCCTGCTGCTGGTGCTCGGCGTCGGGCTCAAGAGCGACGGGGTCGCCTGGGCGGCCCTGGTGGCCGACCATGCCACCCTCGCGCTGGCGGCGTGGCTGGTCCGCTCACGCGGCCGCGAGCTGGCTGGGCGTTTCACGCTTGCGGCGCTGCGCGGACTGGCCGGCTACGCCGCGCTGTTCCAGGTCAACCGGCACCTTTTCGTACGCACCTTGTGCCTGCTCTTCGCTACCGCGTTCTTCACCTCGCGCGGGGCCGAGGCGGGCACCACCGTGCTCGCCGCCAATGCGGTACTGATGCAGTTCGTGATGCTGACCTCGTTCGCCCTCGATGGCTTCGCCCAGGCCGCCGAAGCGCTCACCGGGCGCGCGGTGGGGGCACGCCGGTTCGACCAGTTCGCCGCTGCGGTACGTGCCTGCGCGCGCTTCTCGCTGTACACCGCGATCGCTGCGGCGGCATTGTTCGCGCTGGCCGGGCCGTGGATGATCGACCTGCTCACCGGCATCGAAGAGGTGCGTGCGACCGCGCGCGACTACCTGCCCTGGCTCGCGCTGATGCCGCTGATCGCGGTGTGGAGCTACCTGCTCGACGGAGTCTTCATCGGTGCCACCGAAACCAAGGCGATGCGCGATACTCTACTGCTGTCGCTGGCGATCTACCTGCCGAGCTGGTACCTGTTGCAGGGTTTCGGCAATCATGGGCTGTGGCTCGCCTTCAGCCTGTTCACCCTGACCCGCTCGGTGAGCCTCGGCGCGATCTACCTGCGCAGGCGCAAGGGCGCCTGGCGCGACAGCGCTTGA